The genomic stretch AAACTATTTGTTTGACAATAAGTTAAGCTTGGCACAGCGAGCTGCCTACAATGCTGAACTGATTGCCCTACAAATTGATTTAAACAATCGGGAAGGCGAGAGATGCATCTGTGTGCTAAACATTCAGTCTGAAAATGTGTTTCGCTGGATCGTAAACAATAATCTCAGGTGGGTGATGTGAGAGCTTTACCTTTCTATATCATGATTTCTAACTGATACGAATCCGAAATCAGCGTACCACAGTCCGAGATCTTAGGTCACGCCTACCCGTACGAAATCAACTGGACAGAAGCGATATTCAATCAATACATCTTGCTGtcgaatgaaaaatttctgGTCGACTTCTGTGATAGGCATTCCATAACTGATGAAATGATCGAAAATCTGGTCAAAAAGTGAGTCAATGAACACACAAATTCTGTTCGTAACTGATGATTGAAACTCTTTGcagttttcaaattcaaacaaacATAACCGCCAAAATGGAGCAGCACATATCCAATCTGGTCGAAATGGTCGAATCCGTTACAATGCGCTATCGTTTGGCATCGTTATTGGGACTGAAACGTTTGATTGCTCAGCTGATAAACGAAAATAGTTTGTTCTATTTGAAAGATACGAATTATGGCAGAAATGAGCCGGGAAATTGAGATTGTATCGCCTAGCGTTTGTTATTTTGAACTTCCATTACTTTATATCTCAGAGCATTTTgtgatttcgaaatttttcttttaataaaaatttgtatacCAAGCTCTGTGCTGCGTCTTTGCTATTGACATTGCAGTAATCACAGAccggaaaataaattctttatgAACTGGTTTACCGACCAAGTGATGGCCAGaaacgcaatttttttaaagtaataaAGAATGCACATTGCAACGGTAGTTCGATGCAATACTCTTAAGTGACTTCGAAATTCATAGAATTAAACCAGCGGAACAAgcctttttaattaaattagaaaaCGATTTCTAATCAGGAGCTTTGAGCTGCATTTTTCAGAAGACTTTGCATTTTTGCTTCTCCTCGAACAATCGTGTAATCCTTAAACTGCTCCTTCATTGCAACATGAATTCCGTCAACAATtcttttgtatttgaatttcaagctTGGCTTTTTGCTGTGAAGACCGGTCCAAGATAATTGTTTCTGTACCGAGCGCTCCATTACGGTATTAAAGATCGTTTTTATGGCAGAATTAAAATCGGTTCCCCCAATCAATTTAATGTAGTCCGTCTGAAAGCGTGAATCATCGGTTATCGAAGGTCAAATTATCAATAGCAAGTTTGAACAttagaagtagcagattcgataattatatGATAATGCAACGCACCATGTACAAACACCAAAAAAAGTGACATGACAAGTATCTGAAAGTGACAGATAATGTatgaagatttcaattttatttttagcagTGTAAGTCAATGGATGACACACTGTCCGAGCGTGGTATCTGTAATCTAGGTATGCATCTGCATGGTGCGTTGGATAATGCCGTTTATAAAAAGTTTCAACCTTCTCAACTCTTTTACCAACAATAATGATAATGCCAAACTTCGAGCTCTCGAGATATCTCactaattttatcaaaagGAGTAACAGATTTCCCATCAACTATGAGCTCTCTAGACGAAGATAATGTACGTACCCATTGCAAACTGCGGTTGGCGATAAAGGCTAACAACCAATCCAATTCATCTAGTGATTTGCATGGTAATTTTTTCATCAGTAGATTCAATGTTTTCGCGGAATTATTCGGATTGCGAACATCATTGGCTGCCTGGGCCATTAATTGTTTCGTTTCGGCATTATCAACCTTTAGCTGTTCCACGCACAAATGCAATTCATTTCTGGCTGCAGTTTCCACTGCCAAATCCCTTTGCACTTGTGCAACGTCATCCTTTAGCTTTCTCACCTCAACGATAATTCCAGCTACTGTTGGGTCTAGTCTTATGGACACTGGGAGTCTCTTTGGTCGTTCGTCGACTTCGATCGGCATTTTACACGCAGCATGTCTGGACACCTTACTCACTGGAAGTTTTTCCGTCCGGTTGTCGACTTCAAATGGCAATGTAAACGTGACATGTCTGGTCTTCTTACTCGCCATCGTCTTGTATGATATTGTAAATGGTAGCGGGGATGTAAAAAGGAATCGTATGAAAATAAACGAGGGAGTTAGTCGATGAATATGAACATTGAATGTTGGCCGACACAagtaaaaagtcaaaaaaacgCTGAGTTAACTAGAGATTGTACAAAAAATCCGACAACGTAAGTATACAATAAGCGCCTAATGCTTTCCGAAGTTTATAGTGAATACCTTAGAATACAGATTCTTTCGCAAAGCGGATGAATTTTAGAACTTTTCTTCAAAGTTCGGAACGCTTCTGTACATTCTCATAAGACACTTGTCTAGAATGTCTACCTCTATTATAAGACATTACATTTAAGAGTTACAGCTTAAACTTTGGCTGCTATAGTTGACTCAATGAACAGTGAGTCACTGGGTCACTCCTTCTATCATCACagatattttttcttctaaataaCGTATTGTTTGAACAGATGTCTACAGGTCTTACTGAAAGAGTACGTACTCATCTAACGCAATTTTTTAATCGAGTTAGTTCTCTGTTAatcgttaaaataaaatgaagtgtCCGTacgtttcaattattttctttgcatttgCTCTGCAAGTAAGTCATTCCTATGGGTAtcgggaatctggcacacggtgccaaaagaacgcacttttaaactacgtaaaaggtgactTCACAcacgcaagtttattgctgcaaatgctttttagccatgtcatcgacttaataactccttttacaaaattttggtatcgaaaaatcgtgtgcgagttcaccttttacatagttgaaaaatgcgttgttttagtaCCATGTGCCATGTGCGTGGGGTAACGCCTGACTTTAACCATTTTTGATTCAacattaaaactaaaattaaatagGTAGCAAATGCAGCGCCAACCTATAGTATCGGTGCAATATTGGATGAACTATTGGAAATTAATATTCGAATGAGTGACGTCATTCTGCGAGCTAAGTATGAATATGGACAAGTTCAAGCCAACGAATTAAAAGACACACTTGGTAAAATTGTCATTCACAAAAGTCCGTTAACCAATTCATATGAATGGGTAAACGATGCAAAACAACGCATTGATTCTATTAAAGCGTTTGCAACATCTGATGGAAGGGACGTAACTGATAGTACTCCGAAAAACGTAAGATCTTTGTTTGGGCGGACATTCGATGCAATAGGAAACCAATGGAATAATTggtttaataaaagaaaaatcatggATATTAACGAAAATGGCTTCAATGGAAATGGGTTGATTGAAGATgatgataataataatgttCTGATTGAGCCTTGTGACGTTCTGATAGACGATCAAAATGTGAATGGCGATATTTTCCTGAAAGAATCTATAGACTCAACAGACACGGTTTTTACAATCAATAACAATTTATGTGACATTGATTCAGACAATGCTGAAATCTACTTTGAGAACCAAGATTTCGTTAATCAGGACACAAATAATATTGATGTAGGCACTGCAGATTCAGACAAGGTTAATTCAGTAAGCACCGATTTAGTTAATATCGAGCCAGACAATACTATATCAGGTAATGCCTTCCCCGTCAATCTCGACTCAAACAATTCACGTAACACCGCCTCAGAGAATACCACTTCCAGCAGTGTCGACACGTACAATACCGTTACAGGTAATCCCTACTCAGAAAATACCAATTTAGGCAATGTGGACGAAACAACCAATTCCTCCAACCTCGAGTCAAACGATACCGCTGCAGGCAATTTGGACTCAGAAAACACGGACTCGGGAAATTCCGGCTCAGATAATCAAACAGAAGAACAGACTACCGACAATGAACTGACTACTGGCAACGAAAAGGCTACTGGCAACGAACAAGATACCTGCGAACAGACTACCGGCAATGCACAAGCTACCGACAATGAACAGTCAGGCGACCAAGAAGCGAAGGCCGACAATGAACATGAACAGAATTGGGGGGAGGAAACCTCCAATGATGAAAGCAATGATGTAGGATGGTTTGAAAGTGCTATAGACAgcattgtaaatttttttagttaaatttcaatttcatttctgttTGAAACATTTGGTGAAGATTTTCTAACACGTTTTTCTAAGGAAATATGGTGCGTAAATGGGAGTGAATCACATTGAAATACAAACAAAGTAACTCCACGaatgttgtttttcttcttgtaTGATTCAAAGCATTTGTCTCACATTACCATTTGAACAGgtgatggtttttttttgctcgattATCACAGttgttatttaacaaaaacctCTAAACAGCTTGAATGCCATCGTcacgagaaaataaaattacaaaatttgaaatatttttcgaatgtATCACAATAGTGTGAAGTTTGTAACCAGAGCTGAGGAATTTCATCGTTGTATGTTTACGCTGGGGTGACGGTTTTGATGGTATTCTAAGACCATTTTTCCGAATTCTAAAACGATTTCTTATTTCGTTTGACATAATTTGAGTACAGACGTTCGCATTTTAAACAAGTCCAATCTAGGATCACAACAAATCAATCAACGTGCCCGAAGTGGTAGAGTGTAATTAAAGAACAATGACCGCTTTGACTCTGACCCAAACATTGGTTTCTGTGCTTATCTTTCTTCAAAACATTTGTCATGAACTATTTGTCAGAAAAGAAATACGACAACTGCCCTGGATCGTCTGTTCGGGAAGGGTTCGctcgtttatttttaattgaattaataatGCTCGGCCATTGTCTaatataaaagttaaaatttccacaaaattttccaaaatttaagtACATTGAGTCGTTAAAGTACTTTCGTGGGTGAAGAGCAGAAACCATTTCATGCTTCATCGAgtaaaatgcagattttttatCTTCTACCCGCCACCAACAACGCGAAAGTCCTATTCAAGCCGTTTACGGACCAATTTGAGATTACTTACGTTTCTAAAAGAAACTATCGGGCTCGGCCTGGTtcgttaaataaaaacaattttggaattttttacttGAATGTTTTTATAATATTGGCTCGCTGGGTACACAATAATTCATGAGCTAAAACACAGGAACTGCGTCACACATTTAGTCCTTTATATAACAGTTAACAGTTAATTTGTATGTTTTTAACTTACATAGTTTTGTCGGGTTCCATTTAGTTAAACTTTGTTATTTTTCTCTTATGCGGTTTAGGTTTTTATTAGGTTTGGTggttttttataaaatgacccattaaatttaaactaaCATTTAACATtccttttgcattttttttacaattgatTAACACATGAGTTTTCtgattattttcttctttttcgtcgcttttcttttttatcttaaaaatattttataaagcATTTTTGGCCTTATTTAATATTCCATTCGCGCATACACCACCTGTGTGTCTTCCTGTACCGGCATTATAGCTTATCCATTAATTAATTAGAGAAACAAGATATTCGATAAGTTAAAACCccttggaaattaaattttggaaacTCAACAGATTattcttttaataaaatacaaaatgtacaCATTCATATAACAGCCATAGTCGGTGCAGGAA from Bradysia coprophila strain Holo2 unplaced genomic scaffold, BU_Bcop_v1 contig_138, whole genome shotgun sequence encodes the following:
- the LOC119073189 gene encoding uncharacterized protein LOC119073189, which produces MASKKTRHVTFTLPFEVDNRTEKLPVSKVSRHAACKMPIEVDERPKRLPVSIRLDPTVAGIIVEVRKLKDDVAQVQRDLAVETAARNELHLCVEQLKVDNAETKQLMAQAANDVRNPNNSAKTLNLLMKKLPCKSLDELDWLLAFIANRSLQWTDYIKLIGGTDFNSAIKTIFNTVMERSVQKQLSWTGLHSKKPSLKFKYKRIVDGIHVAMKEQFKDYTIVRGEAKMQSLLKNAAQSS
- the LOC119073552 gene encoding putative uncharacterized protein DDB_G0282133 isoform X2, translating into MKCPYVSIIFFAFALQVANAAPTYSIGAILDELLEINIRMSDVILRAKYEYGQVQANELKDTLGKIVIHKSPLTNSYEWVNDAKQRIDSIKAFATSDGRDVTDSTPKNVRSLFGRTFDAIGNQWNNWFNKRKIMDINENGFNGNGLIEDDDNNNVLIEPCDVLIDDQNVNGDIFLKESIDSTDTVFTINNNLCDIDSDNAEIYFENQDFVNQDTNNIDVGTADSDKVNSVSTDLVNIEPDNTISGNAFPVNLDSNNSRNTASENTTSSSVDTYNTVTGNPYSENTNLGNVDETTNSSNLESNDTAAGNLDSENTDSGNSGSDNQTEEQTTDNELTTGNEKTTGNAQATDNEQSGDQEAKADNEHEQNWGEETSNDESNDVGWFESAIDSIVNFFS
- the LOC119073552 gene encoding putative uncharacterized protein DDB_G0282133 isoform X1; translation: MKCPYVSIIFFAFALQVANAAPTYSIGAILDELLEINIRMSDVILRAKYEYGQVQANELKDTLGKIVIHKSPLTNSYEWVNDAKQRIDSIKAFATSDGRDVTDSTPKNVRSLFGRTFDAIGNQWNNWFNKRKIMDINENGFNGNGLIEDDDNNNVLIEPCDVLIDDQNVNGDIFLKESIDSTDTVFTINNNLCDIDSDNAEIYFENQDFVNQDTNNIDVGTADSDKVNSVSTDLVNIEPDNTISGNAFPVNLDSNNSRNTASENTTSSSVDTYNTVTGNPYSENTNLGNVDETTNSSNLESNDTAAGNLDSENTDSGNSGSDNQTEEQTTDNELTTGNEKATGNEQDTCEQTTGNAQATDNEQSGDQEAKADNEHEQNWGEETSNDESNDVGWFESAIDSIVNFFS
- the LOC119073552 gene encoding putative uncharacterized protein DDB_G0282133 isoform X3, which encodes MKCPYVSIIFFAFALQVANAAPTYSIGAILDELLEINIRMSDVILRAKYEYGQVQANELKDTLGKIVIHKSPLTNSYEWVNDAKQRIDSIKAFATSDGRDVTDSTPKNVRSLFGRTFDAIGNQWNNWFNKRKIMDINENGFNGNGLIEDDDNNNVLIEPCDVLIDDQNVNGDIFLKESIDSTDTVFTINNNLCDIDSDNAEIYFENQDFVNQDTNNIDVGTADSDKVNSVSTDLVNIEPDNTISGNAFPVNLDSNNSRNTASENTTSSSVDTYNTVTGNPYSENTNLGNVDETTNSSNLESNDTAAGNLDSENTDSGNSGSDNQTEEQTTDNEQTTGNAQATDNEQSGDQEAKADNEHEQNWGEETSNDESNDVGWFESAIDSIVNFFS